Proteins from one Cryptomeria japonica chromosome 4, Sugi_1.0, whole genome shotgun sequence genomic window:
- the LOC131077897 gene encoding disease resistance protein L6-like, producing MTSMITKPSNMRLKALVNVGIEDQVQEVKEWLQKETTDEPLRLAIIHGFGGIGKTILATAVYSKLNLDRYIHTRVVMDTDPHRNDIKKMQEQILEDAFPKYNNGKRIDLRNTKQGKEHLERAFREEKNHVFLFIDNALRNKDLRELLPEDLEGLGKHIRLLLTTRDLAATNMFNKSLSHEHRVKPLQESDAKKILCKETKNLDRIRNDVDRILKICGGVPLVLKIVSAHLKNQGYKADKCREILNAMERGEAITEDLKDLSECMVDFVFKKFGPLTQEAFLDICCFFYGMNRRHVEYSVGSLALKTLEDAALIAFKVVGNTQSVVVDDVILAIGKNMGRSTRIKDIESFKDAVEEKRLGEIKGIQFCFGKGHSSYVFGKAHLDSMRKSLRVFMLGPNISVKSTSDMKFPELRFLHLDEDIPCLPFHLEDLDKLAVYHGPLLKEGVSIYKLPKSLLSVTATAIANAIDNLERTNGEQSKPLQVPPNSPLEELNLVRLWKMKTLPEGFQNFTALKILSLDTWDNMEELPVLTALESLSLKACSSLRELPAGFEKLAELKCLNVQFCPKLRRDFPNAASHLRIVADEEETQSEEEEDWN from the exons ATGACCTCAATGATTACAAAGCCTAGTAATATGAGGTTAAAAGCCCTAGTAAATG TTGGAATTGAAGATCAGGTACAAGAAGTAAAGGAGTGGCTGCAAAAGGAGACAACAGATGAGCCATTGAGGCTTGCTATAATTCATGGCTTTGGTGGAATTGGAAAGACAATTCTTGCCACTGCTGTTTATTCAAAATTAAATCTGGACCGCTACATCCATACCAGAGTTGTAATGGACACAGATCCTCACAGAAATGACATAAAAAAGATGCAGGAGCAGATTTTAGAGGATGCCTTCCCCAAGTACAACAATGGAAAACGAatagatttgagaaatacaaaacaAGGTAAGGAGCATTTAGAAAGAGCTTTTCGAGAAGAGAAGAACCATGTCTTTCTCTTTATTGACAATGCTCTGCGAAACAAAGACCTCAGAGAGCTTTTGCCAGAAGACTTGGAGGGCCTTGGCAAGCATATCAGACTTCTTTTGACAACGAGAGACTTGGCTGCTACAAATATGTTTAATAAAAGTCTGTCTCATGAACATCGTGTCAAACCTCTCCAGGAAAGCGATGCGAAGAAAATTCTGTGCAAAGAAACTAAGAATCTTGATCGTATCAGAAATGATGTTGACAGGATCTTGAAGATATGCGGCGGGGTTCCTCTGGTTCTAAAGATTGTTAGTGCTCATTTGAAAAATCAGGGATACAAGGCCGACAAATGTAGGGAGATACTGAATGCTATGGAGAGAGGGGAAGCAATTACAGAAGACTTGAAGGATCTGAGCGAGTGTATGGTGGATTTTGTATTCAAAAAGTTTGGCCCACTCACCCAAGAAGCATTTTTAGACATATGCTGCTTCTTTTATGGTATGAATCGTAGACATGTGGAGTACTCTGTTGGATCGCTGGCACTCAAAACACTTGAAGACGCAGCGTTGATCGCATTTAAGGTGGTGGGGAATACGCAGAGCGTAGTTGTTGATGATGTGATCCTAGCAATAGGGAAAAACATGGGACGATCCACCAGAATCAAGGATATTGAATCTTTTAAAGACGCTGTAGAGGAAAAG AGGCTTGGGGAAATCAAAGGAATTCAATTCTGTTTCGGTAAAGGTCATTCTTCTTACGTCTTCGGAAAAGCACACTTAGATTCAATGAGAAAATCATTGCGAGTTTTCATGTTGGGACCGAACATCAGTGTGAAATCTACAAGTGACATGAAATTTCCAGAATTGAGATTTCTTCACTTAGATGAAGATATTCCTTGCTTGCCTTTTCATTTAGAGGACCTCGATAAATTGGCAGTATACCACGGTCCTCTCCTGAAAGAGGGTGTTAGCATTTACAAG TTACCAAAGAGTTTACTCTCGGTCACAGCGACAGCCATTGCAAATGCCATTGACAATTTAGAAAGGACAAATGGGGAGCAATCAAAGCCATTGCAAGTGCCTCCAAACTCTCCTCTTGAAGAATTAAATTTAGTCAGATTATGGAAGATGAAGACTCTACCAGAAGGATTTCAGAATTTCACTGCATTGAAAATTCTGAGTTTAGACACATGGGATAATATGGAGGAGTTGCCTGTG CTCACAGCCCTAGAAAGTTTAAGTCTGAAGGCATGTTCTTCCTTAAGAGAACTACCAGCTGGATTTGAAAAACTCGCGGAATTAAAATGTTTGAATGTCCAATTTTGTCCAAAACTGAGGCGCGATTTCCCTAACGCGGCTAGTCATCTGCGAATTGTCGCTGATGAGGAGGAAACTCAaagtgaggaagaagaagattggAATTGA